In Hyalangium ruber, the DNA window TCGTCTCGGCCGTGTGCCAGGCCCAGGTACACAGCCTCGCGGGCCGCTCGCGCCAGGCCCACACCCTGCTCTCGGAGGCCCTGGCGAGCGCGAGCCGGGAGGGAGCGTCCCTGGAGCAGCAAGCCTGGGCGATCTCCACGCTGGCCGAGGCGGCCGCGCGCGCGGGGGACGCACCTCGGGCCGAGCACCTCTTCTCCCGGGCGATGGCCCTGGATCCGCGCGACGCCTATACCCGGGCGGCCTGGGCGGATCTGTTGATCGATCTCGGCCGGCCGCGCGAGGCCGCCGAGCTGGTGCGTGAGCACGGCGCCGATGACGCCATGCTGCTGCGCCGCGTGCTGGCCGAGAAGGCGCTCGACTCGCCCCAGGCCCCCGCGCTCGTGGCGGAGCTGGCCTCGCGCTATGCCGCGAGCCGGCTGCGCGGTGACGCGGTGCATGCCCGCGAGGAGGCCCGCTTCGCGCTCCACATCGAGAAGGACTTCCCCCGAGCCCTGGCGCTCGCCGAAGCCAACTGGCGGGTGCAGCGCGAGCCCTGGGACACGCGCCTGCTGCTCGAAGCAGCGCTCGCGGCCGGCAAGCCCGCGGCGGCCCAGCCCGCCCTGAGCTTCCTGGAGGCCAGCGGGTGTGAGGATCCGGGCCTCGCCGCGCTCGCCCAGAAGATTCGGAAGGCCGCCCCATGAGACAGCTCCCTGCCCGCCCCCTTCTGCTGGTGCTGCTCCTGGCGCCCCTGGCGGCGCTCGCCCACAAGCCGAGCGACAGCTACCTCTCCCTGGAGCGCTCGGCGGAGGGCTTCACGGGCCGCTGGGACATCGCGCTCCGCGACCTGGACGAGGTGCTGAGCCTCGACGCGGACGGCAACGGGGCCCTCACCTGGAGAGAGGTGCGCGCGCGCCAGCCGGACATCGCCGCCCATGCGCTCGGGCGGCTGTCACTGGCGGCGGATGGAGCGGCCTGCGCGAGCCAACCCGACGGGGAGCTGCGGGTGGTGGGGCACTCGGACGGCACCTACGCGGTCCTCGGCTTCACCGTGCGCTGCCCTGCCCCGCCCTCGGAGCTGGGGTTGGACTACACGCTCCTGTTCGATCGCGATCCTCAGCATCGCGGCATCGTCCGCGTGAGCAGCGGAGAGGTGGGCGAGCCACTCATCCTCTCCGCCACGAGCCGCACCGCGCGCGTGTCCCTCGCGGGCCTCTCCCCCTGGCGCCGCTTCGGGGAGATGGTGGCCTCGGGGATGCACCACATCTGGGAGGGCGTGGACCACCTGCTCTTCCTCTTCGCCCTGCTCCTACCCTCGGTGCTGCGCCGGGACGAGAACGGCAAGTGGGCGCCCGTGTCGCGCTTCGGCCCCGCGCTGCTGGATGTCATCCGCGTGGTCTCCGCCTTCACCCTGGCCCACTCGCTCACGCTGAGCGCCGCCTCGCTCGGGCTGGTGGCGCTGCCCTCGCGGCTGGTCGAGTCGGCCATCGCCGCCAGCGTCATCTTCGCCGCGCTCAACAACGTCTTCCCCTTCGTGCGGGGTGGGCGCTGGGTGGCGGCCTTCGCGCTGGGGCTGCTGCACGGCTTCGGCTTCGCCTCCGTGCTGGCCGACTTGGGGCTTCCTGCGGGCAGCCTCGCCGCCACGCTGCTGGGCTTCAACCTGGGGGTGGAGCTGGGGCAACTGGCGTGCGTGGTGGCCTTCCTGCCGCTGGCGTTCCTCCTGCGAGGCTCGCTGCTCTACCGCCGCGCCCTGCTCATCGGCGGCTCGGTGGCCATCGCGCTCGTGGCCTGCGTGTGGCTCGCCGAGCGCGCGCTGGACCTGAAGCTCCCGCTGGCGTGAACGCGTGTACATCCAAATCGGGTCGGCATCCGTAGAGAGCCTCTTCGTCACCCCAACCGCAGCCCCTTGGAGGAAGAGGATGAGAGTCAGACACCTTGCGAGCGCGCTCACGCTCGCAGCCGCACTGGGCGCCGCTCCCGCGGCCGACGCATCGAGTCATCGAGAGGCGCCCTTCATCAGCAAGATGCCGAAGGTCGACGCCACCGACTTCTACATGTTCCGCAGCTACGAGCCGGGGCGCGAGGCGTACGTGACGCTGATCGCCAACTACCTCCCGCTCCAGGATGCGTACGGCGGCCCCAACTACTTCGTGCTGGATCCCGACGCGCTCTATGAGATCCACATCGACAACAATGGGGATGCGGTAGAGGACCTCACGTTCCAGTTCCGCTTCACCAACGCCCTGAACGGCCAGAACAGCATCTCGCTGCCCATCGGCCCCGCGAGCAACCAGCGCACGGTGTCGGTGCCCTTCTTCAACGTGGGCAAGGTCACCGCGACCGACCGCAGCGCGCTCAACGTGCAGGAGAGCTACACCGTCAAGCTCGTCCGGGGCACCCGGCGCGCGGGCACCGCGGCGGACGTGACGAACGCGAGCGGCAACGCCGCCACGTTCGTCAAGCCGGTGGACTACATCGGCACGAAGACGTTCGGCACCGCCACGGAGTACGAGGCCTACGCGCGCGCGCACCTTTACGAGGTGACCGTCCCCGGCTGCACCGGCACCTCGAAGCTGTTCGTGGGCCAGCGCCGCGAGCCCTTCGCGGTGAACCTGGGCCCGGTGTTCGACCTGGTGAACGCGCCTCCCAGCGTCATCACCGACGCGGGCGCCCGCGACGCGGTGCCCAACCCGCTGGAGAACAAGAACATCACCACGATCGCGCTCGAGGTCCCCATCGCCTGCCTCAAGGCGGGCACCCATGACGTGATCGGCGGATGGACGACGGCCAGCGTGCGTCAGGCGCGCGCGCTCAACCCAACGGCCTCCTACGACAAGCCCTCGCGGACTGGCGGCGCGTGGACGCAGGTCAGCCGCCTGGGCATGCCCCTGGTGAACGAGGTGGTGATCGGCATCAAGGACAAGGATCGCTTCAACGCGAGCGAGCCCAAGAACGACGGCCAGTTCGCCGACTACGTCACCCACCCCACGCTGCCGGCGGTGCTGGAGCTCCTCTTCGGCAGCGCGGGCGTCCGGGCGCCCACCGTCTTCCCGCGCGCGGACCTGGTGGCGGCCTTCCTCACGGGCGTGCCGAACGTCAACGCCAACGGCTCCCCCGCCGCGGAGATGCAGCGGCTCAACACCGCGCTGCCGGCGACGCCCCGGGCCACCCAGAACAACCTGGGCGCCGCCGCGTGCTTCGTCAACGGACAGCTCACGCTCACCAACCCCGGGTGCGATCCCGCGGGCTTCCCCAACGGCCGCCGGCCGGGCGATGACGTGGTGGACGTGGCGCTGCGCGTGGCCATGGGCTACCTGCTCGCGACCGACGAGCAGGCTCCGGCCCGCAACGTGCCGTTCCACGACGCGGTGCTCCAGGACGCCTCGCAGTTCGACAACGCCTTCCCCTACCTGAAGACGCCGAAGGCGGGCGCCAACGGCGATGGGACGTGATGCCATGCACAGGCTTCGCTCACTGACCTGCCTGCTGGCGTTGGGAGCCGCGCTCACCTACCTGGGGTGCAGCGACGACTCGCTGCCGCCCGTGGGGCCGATGCCGACGCCGGACGCGGGGACGGATGGCGGCACGAACCCGACGCCCGACGCGGGCACCGAAGTCACGGATCTGGTCAAGGATCTGATCCTCAACCAGACGAACGACACGGCGCTGCCCACGACGCTCGACGACAAGAACCTCAAGGACACGCAGCCACCGCCGGCGGAGGCCTTCCCGCCGTCGTTCTTCCAGTAGCCCGGCACCGCGCCAGGCTTCAGGACTCGGGGGCTCTGGCCTGCGCCAGGGCCCCTGAGGGCCTCATGTCTCGGGGCTCGACTCGAGCTCCAGCAGCCTGACCCAGCCGCGCAGATCGGACGAGGCCCCTTCGGGAGGAACGTTGCGCGCCCGCTCCAAGCGGCGGTGTACGCCTTCCCTACTCCGCCCCGCATCGGCGCTGCCCGAGGGCCCGTTCTGGGACTCGGCCAGCTCCACCGTGGCGTAGAGCAACTCCGCCAGCTCGCGCAGCACCGGATCCGTCTGGATCTCGGACGTGCCGCCCAGCGCGGCGAACCCGCGACGCGCCTCCTGCATGGCCCCCTGGAGGGCCTGCACCGCCGCGAGGTGGAGCGAGAAGCGCAGCGCGTGCCAGCGCGACACGTGGGCCAGGGTGGAGGTGGCGTGCGTCAGGTGCATGCGGGCGATCTCCGTGGCGCCCGAGGCGAGGAAGGCCCGCCCCAGCTCCCCTCGCGCG includes these proteins:
- a CDS encoding DUF4331 domain-containing protein, with the translated sequence MRVRHLASALTLAAALGAAPAADASSHREAPFISKMPKVDATDFYMFRSYEPGREAYVTLIANYLPLQDAYGGPNYFVLDPDALYEIHIDNNGDAVEDLTFQFRFTNALNGQNSISLPIGPASNQRTVSVPFFNVGKVTATDRSALNVQESYTVKLVRGTRRAGTAADVTNASGNAATFVKPVDYIGTKTFGTATEYEAYARAHLYEVTVPGCTGTSKLFVGQRREPFAVNLGPVFDLVNAPPSVITDAGARDAVPNPLENKNITTIALEVPIACLKAGTHDVIGGWTTASVRQARALNPTASYDKPSRTGGAWTQVSRLGMPLVNEVVIGIKDKDRFNASEPKNDGQFADYVTHPTLPAVLELLFGSAGVRAPTVFPRADLVAAFLTGVPNVNANGSPAAEMQRLNTALPATPRATQNNLGAAACFVNGQLTLTNPGCDPAGFPNGRRPGDDVVDVALRVAMGYLLATDEQAPARNVPFHDAVLQDASQFDNAFPYLKTPKAGANGDGT
- a CDS encoding tetratricopeptide repeat protein; this encodes MSPETWLPWRAALSLLFLTAVLGGGCSNAPASERLPYTPASDETVLEQVPATALDERARERAALRRQLTTRPEQLEQALRLARLDIEEGRARGDPRYLGRAQAALAPWWDAPQPPHEVLLLRATIRQGRHEFEAALADLELAVREQPEDAQAWLTRAVVLGVRGEHAEAARSCAPLTRLAGALVSAVCQAQVHSLAGRSRQAHTLLSEALASASREGASLEQQAWAISTLAEAAARAGDAPRAEHLFSRAMALDPRDAYTRAAWADLLIDLGRPREAAELVREHGADDAMLLRRVLAEKALDSPQAPALVAELASRYAASRLRGDAVHAREEARFALHIEKDFPRALALAEANWRVQREPWDTRLLLEAALAAGKPAAAQPALSFLEASGCEDPGLAALAQKIRKAAP
- a CDS encoding HupE/UreJ family protein, whose amino-acid sequence is MRQLPARPLLLVLLLAPLAALAHKPSDSYLSLERSAEGFTGRWDIALRDLDEVLSLDADGNGALTWREVRARQPDIAAHALGRLSLAADGAACASQPDGELRVVGHSDGTYAVLGFTVRCPAPPSELGLDYTLLFDRDPQHRGIVRVSSGEVGEPLILSATSRTARVSLAGLSPWRRFGEMVASGMHHIWEGVDHLLFLFALLLPSVLRRDENGKWAPVSRFGPALLDVIRVVSAFTLAHSLTLSAASLGLVALPSRLVESAIAASVIFAALNNVFPFVRGGRWVAAFALGLLHGFGFASVLADLGLPAGSLAATLLGFNLGVELGQLACVVAFLPLAFLLRGSLLYRRALLIGGSVAIALVACVWLAERALDLKLPLA